The following is a genomic window from Sphingorhabdus sp. Alg231-15.
AACCGTTCGGCAAAGCGGCTTCTCGACATGCCCACTTGCCGAGCGAGAGATTCCACTGTCCATGATCCGGTCGGTTCCCGGTGCATCAGTTCTAAAGCATGTCCAATTTGTGGATCCTGAAAACCTTTTAGCAAAGCGCCAATCTCATCCTGATCTTCAATCCCAGCGCGCAGCAATTCAATGAACATGATTTCCGACAATCGACGTACCGAAGCATCTGATCCAACATTTTCCGAGAACATCTGACGATTTATCAATCGCAATATTTCGTCGAGCCATGGGTTTTGAGCGCGCATCGATGCTGTGGTTAGCAGATAATCGGGGAGCGATCTTAAAATCGGATGATCTGCATTTTTCCGGAATGTGAAATGGCCGCAGATAAGTTGTGTCGAAGCGGTATCATTGCCTTCCCCCACAACCAACACGCCATCACCATCATATTGAACTGCTTCCAACACATGCTCCAGTGGCGGCGCGTCTTCGACTGGACTGTCCGATAATATATGGGTTTGTCCCTTTGGTATCAGGACCAAATCGCCGGGACCAAGTATAACGGCTTCTTCGCCCGGAAGTTTTACATGGCATTGACCTTGAATAACCAGATGAAAGCGCGCCGCGTGCTCCAGCACAGGTACAGTGACCGACCACGGTCCCGAAAAATCAGTACGAAAATAAAGCGCGCCCTTTAAGTCAAGCGTGTCCAATATGTCATTGAGTATATCCATAACCAAAATGATACGATCATACTAACTGTCTCACAATAGGCAATGATCGGCCCATTTCTCCTGACTATGATGCAGATCGTCCAGGTTAAAACTTTTTGTTCACTCCCTTAACAAGGCGGACTGTCATCAAACTGGTTTGATCTTTAGGTCCGCTTTCGGGATAAAGCCAACTCCACCCAAACAGACCCTCTCTGTTCTGCGCTTATTCCGGCGTAGCGGCTTGCGCAGCCTGTCCATCACCTTCCGGTGCGGCGATAATGTCGCGGGTTACGCTGCCCTTGTCGACGGTGAAGGTTTCCTTGTCGCCGACGGAGGAACGAATGCCGGGATCTGCGTCACCGGCT
Proteins encoded in this region:
- a CDS encoding cupin domain-containing protein, translating into MDILNDILDTLDLKGALYFRTDFSGPWSVTVPVLEHAARFHLVIQGQCHVKLPGEEAVILGPGDLVLIPKGQTHILSDSPVEDAPPLEHVLEAVQYDGDGVLVVGEGNDTASTQLICGHFTFRKNADHPILRSLPDYLLTTASMRAQNPWLDEILRLINRQMFSENVGSDASVRRLSEIMFIELLRAGIEDQDEIGALLKGFQDPQIGHALELMHREPTGSWTVESLARQVGMSRSRFAERFGDLVGQGPMSYLSDWRLQKALSILDHSNCSVQQVAVQTGYQSPAAFTRAFAGKFGVAPTIYRQML